TATTCTTTACCACCTATCCATTTGTTTCATTTTCTCACCAACCCAAGAcctaaaattaaaacaaattgaAAGTTCTATACTGAATACAAGAAAAGAGACAATTACCTGTAACTTTTACTTTCTGAAAGGAAGCAGAGCACCAATGTTCCCAAATTCCGCATCCCCAACAAAAAGTAAGATCCATGTATGAATTTTTTGCTCCagcaaataataaaatgagatatTTCTGATGCAACAGTATACATCCTTTCGACTTTAGAAGGAACTGAGGCAATCTTTTATCAACATAAACAAGGGATTGGTGTAAGCGGCTCCTCCTAGTTTCTCAAACATGACCCCGTCCATACGGGCTTGGATTCCATCAGATGATGCCACATCATTTAGCAACTCTTTTAAAGTTCTATCTGCTCCGACTAAAGAGCTCCCTATGCCGCTTAAAACTTCCGGTAAGGATGCGGATGGCCTTGACAGCTCAACAACAGAAACCTGCAGTTTTAACAACTTATTAGGAAGACTAAGAAATTCATCTCCATTACATCAAAGTGATAGAGAAAGAGATGAAAGTACAAACAAAAAAGGAGGAAATTAACTCAGGAGATAGTTTCTACTCTTCAAAAAACATTTTTGCTTTTCCAGTCAAAGTTTCTCGCCTCTGACTACATTTTCAGTTACTAATAGTAGAAAGCAGCTTCCAAGCTTTTGTTAGTTGGGCATCAAACATCAAACTCCTCACCGTTGTTGAAGAAGCTTTTGAAATTTGTTTTTGAGCATTTTATAAACAAAAGAAGCACAAAGAATGTGCAGTGGTCACATCATGATCCTTACAAGTATTTCAATTCCATATCCaggaatcttccaaaaactcaGTTCCTACATCATCATGTATTTCTTTTTCTGAATAAAAGACAAAGGGATGAGTACCATACATGGTTTGCATCTGACTAATGAAAACAATAACTATTGTTTAGATTTCCAAAAAATGCTATTCTTAAACCCATTATAATTTGGCAACAATGAAAGGTGGCTCAGAGTGCACAAAAACAAAGCTAAATCTGCTGCTTGACAGCAGCACACATTAAAGTATCTTGCAAGAAAGTTAGAGCAGACCGCGCCTAGGATGTAGTGAGCCTTTGTCAAGCTATTCCCTTTTGCTACATATTTGACTTCTTTTTATCTCAAAGTTGTGGCAACTATTGACGAAAGAAGCAACTGAGATGATCTAGAACCCGGTTTTGGCAGGAAAATTCACCAGCTCTCTATCAGAAGATCAAGAGATTCAGATCCTGAGGTTCCCAAGAGAGTTCCAGAATTTAACTAGAATGACAGTTGACAAAGATCCAAGCATAAACTGAAATAAAGACTTGAGAATCATGCTTCAGAAAGCACAGCACTACAATCTATGTGCTCAAACTTGAAATAGCTGTTTTTAACAGCAAAATAAGATTTGCTTATGACGCACCTGTTTTTCCTGAGGTATATTGGCCTTCTGTTTTGCAATTGCGACAGCACGAGAGAGACCACCAATAGCATCAACTAGACCTCGTGAAAGAGCATCATTTCCAGTCCAGACTCTCCCTTGTGCAACCTCCTCCATTTTATCCACCTAAAATGCAGTGCTTCGTATTTTCAATCAACTGATAAGTAAAGTAATGACTGTTCCATTCTAAGCTGTACTCTTCACCAGTAGCATACCGTCATTGATCTTGAAAGGGCAGCCTTGTCCCGGAATTGGGTATATGCATGCTGTGCAGATTTGGCAAACAGCTCTGCTTCCTCAGGCCTGCAGATGAAGTTCTATCTGATAATATACTAAATCAAAATACAAGACAATAGTTGGATTTCCACTTGTAGGCATTTAAAACAGCAGCTAAGCCCAAAATCCACTAAGTACAGAAGTGGAAGTTCTGATTTTGGTGTTCTGCGTAAGTACAGAAGCTATCCTACTTTTTACGAGCAAACTTCAGCTGGCTTATAGAGGCCCCAAAAATGAAGCAGTAAGAACAGAAGGATGTAATGTGAAATTCACAACTTAAGGTTATGTTCTTATAAATGGGGCTCAAGGTGTAACGGACCACCCAGTGACATGTATAAACCTCAAGGAAGACAAAAACATTTCACCTGAATGGTCGCTGTTCAGCAGCAGTAAGCTCTGCATATCTTCCCCTTGATATTATCTCCTTATTGAAGCCAATTTTATCATATAAATTTCCCAAGTTGAATTTTCCTGCCAAAAACATGTAATTTTaacaaattgaataaaaaagggcagcccggtgcactaagctcccgctatgcgcggggtccggggaagggccggaccataagggtctattgtacaaATTGAATCTGATTAAATATTTTGCACGGGGATATATGTGAAATGGGAGTCCTAGCTCATAAAGCCAATTCCACTATGGAAGACCTCGTACAAGTAAATTTTGTGAATATTAAGGACCAAAAAAACTAAATATAAGGGGGCATGCAATGGCAGAACGAAAGACTTCCAGAACAGCATGGATATCAAAAGAAAACCCAGAGGAACCAAGGAACGGAAAAATTGAAACTATAAAGGATTGGCACTCGTGTGGAAGCAAATACATGGACCGGCATAATTGCCGCTCCCACAAGCCAAAATCTTAAAGGTTTCATCAAGACACACATCAACTCGACCCAATCTCCTCTACTTGCAGGCACACCCACCAACCCACCCACCCACACACACGCACCAAAGAGAGCTGTCATCCCAATTTTACTACTATCAGTCCAAGCTCAAATTGCCGGTGTTCTAAAAGAATTGGGAGCAACGGGTGGGTGAATGACCGAGTTGGGATAAGGGAAGGGGAGGGCCTAGTGAAGAGATAGAACGCAAGGGCTCTAGCCTCTACCTGATGAACTACCATCTCTAACTACATAACCTATCTGTAAGATACAATTTATCCTCCGTCTTAAATTTTGGTTATTCATGTTATTTTGTGGAAAAGATCTTTAATTTCCACATCAGGCTTGTTATATGGACAAAGCACTAACATAGCCTCAACCCCAATGATATTCAATTCTATAGCTGGACTTAACTCCAAATACTTTCTCCAAATCCAAAGCTTGGAAAATTCGGCTATTCCATTCAATATTGAACTGTCTAGTTACACTTCAATATATTCTGAGATGGTAAGTAATGGAACTAAATTTGGTATACATTGTGAAAGACAGGTTATTGGGACAATTAAAGGAATCTTGCCCCCTCATAATCCAGTTCTATGGCCTAATCTGGAGGGCGTAAAAAGAATATCAGTACAATCAACCTTGTAAGAGCACCAAATCTGATACAAGAACATACAGTTCAGGCATGTGCGCTGAGTTTTCGTAGTAGTTGGGACTGATTACTCCAATGGTGGCATTCAAAGAGAGaacattttgattttgatttatcCTCTGGTGAAGATGGTATAAGAAAGATCTTGGAATTAGACAAGATACGTTTATGCAAGGAATCATTGACCAATCATGCATTCTAGCAAAGCAGCACAAAGGCTTCAAACAAGTCGTACCACACAAGGAAAAACACCTGGCATTCAAGATCGAGATTTTTTCCCCTCAATATCTTCCTTTAAAAGGTAAAAGAGTGTGGATAGTTCAACTGGGTCAAACATGAGTAGAAACCTTCGTCAATTTGGAGATATAAATAAATCTGGTCAATCAATTACCAATCCATGCTTCTGCACCTAAAGTGTATCCCTCAGCCCACAGACAGGCGAAACGttttactttttactttttttttttgataacgtAAAAGTTTATTAGGTAACCTACAGGCAAACTAAAAGCAGTCGGACCAACCAATGATGAATAATTCAACAAACATAAAATTATAAGGCCAAAGGATTACGGACAAACAAAAGCAATATTGATTGCATAGTAACCACTTGGGttttatgatttttcttctaAAACAACTAGGATTAAGGAGTTTCTGAAGAGCACAGGTCATTCCAACTTAAGTAAAAACACTGTCTAACCATCACAAGGAACATAGTTCACCTGCATGGTGATGCTTTCAAGCGGTTGGGAGCTATTTCTAATTCTTAAAGGTGGATGGTAAATTTTACCTACATTTCAGTTCCtgaattatgtttggatcaagaTATGCAACAGTAACTGCATTTCAAGATATCTCTTAATCAGTTACAAACTTTTGGGAGCTGATAACACCTGCacagaaattatcttgctagtgCAAAGTACAAGTTCTAAAACACAATACACACACTTGTGAAGCATAAGGTTCTCCGGAAAATTATTCCAGCTCTGACATTAGCCCCCAAATTTAGTTTACCACTCAATCACAGTTTGTAAGGAGCTAGAATTTATTCTAGTAGCTAGATTTACCTGTCACCACACCTATTGAACCTGTCAGTGTAAGGTTCTCCGCCACAATAGCTTGTGTAGCCATTGCCATATAATATCCTCCACTGGCTGCCACATCAGCCATGGATGCTATAACAGGCTTAGTTTCTGCCAGCAGTCTGATTTCTCTCCACATTCTGTGGAGAAAAGCATCCTAATCAATCAACAGAGAACTtggtttgaaaaaaataaaataatgttcGTCAGAGTCTAGTACAGAAGCTTTTATATGTGGAAAATATATTGACTGCTTTGAAGACAGGGAAAGAACAATATCGCATTCTATTTTACAAGTGATTTAGCTGAAGTATCATCGAAGAACTCAAAACAGGAGATTAAATGAAAATAAGAGTTGAGATTTCCATTGTACAAGACAATCAATTAAGCAGTTAGAATTTTATGTTTTACTTTACCTATAAATAACGTGGAAGAATGTAAATGCAACATTATAGAAgttaaaaggaaaaaattcagacAGCCAAGTGGCTCCTAACATAGTGCATACAAAGGAAAGAGCCACCATATAACAGGACTTACAGATCAGAAGCAAGAGCATCACCTCCAGGACTATCAATTCGAAGGACGACAGCTTTATACCTTTTCGACTCTGCATAGCATAGCCACACATGaaatacaaaagaaagaagaaaaattgacAACCAGAAGAAAGAAGCCAAAATAAGCACGCAATCACCTAAACCTATCAAGCTTTTTCCTCCATTCATCTTAAATCAGCACATATGAAGCATCCAAATCTGCTGAAATTTAGAGAGTTTACAACACATgcaacaacaacaccaacaatatacccaatataatcccacaagtggggtctggggagggtagtatgtacacaACCTTACCTCTGTGcaggcagagaggctgtttccgatagaccctcggctcaaagcaAGCATGCATACAGTTTACAACACATGCATGAGCCTTAAAGGACATCTTCAATGACTTCCTACTGGTTAACTGAAAATTTTACATACCGTTCTTCTAAAATAACTTTCATAGCTGATAGCAACTTCATGCATTACATGAAAAAATAAGCCTGCAACTAACAATAACCAAGCTGGCCTTACCATCTTTAATGTTCGCTATTAAAGTCTGAAAAAGAAGAAACATTGAATATGAAGTGTAGCACTTTGATTATTCAAGTACACCACCAGCAACATAACACTAACACAGTCCTAGCAAGAATTTTTCTCCTTCATACTTAGCAAACGCTTTTCAAAAATACAAGTCTCTCCAGAATCTAAGTTGGAAAGAGAGGAAAGAGCACTAAGCAActtggaaaaggaaaaagaaaggtaGCCAGAACTGTACAGAGTGGATAATGCCTTGTTTCTGCAAAGTGTCTTTTTGAGACTAAAAACTTGGTATTCATGATTTATGGCTAATCAAGATTCACAGTGTAACGACCAACTGCTTTCACATATCTTGACCACTTAATGAATCATTCACGAATTGTGCACATATAAGGACAATTCATACCTCGTACACTACGAATTTTCTCAATTAACTGCTCTGCTACAATTCCTGAACTGGATGAACTAAATCGACCACGTGTGCGACTAATGCTCCCAGAGGCTCGAATCACAGCTATCTGTTCTTTATAACCTGTCAGACCGAGAGTCCATCTCCTAACTCTTGAATACTTCCTGTGTCAGAATATAATAACCACAAAATGATTTTACATACAAAAGGAAAACAGTGCATAACAGATGAAACAAAGAAATTGGAGAGAGGATACTAAAATACAAGACAATTGATGGTTGACGAAATCCCAAGTCGAACTGAAACAAGTTATGACACATTCCCTGTTTCGCATTAGCCACCCGGGATATTTTGCAgaattacacaaaataatttttttttccttagtTTTGATACTCTCTGAAAATTCAAGGGCCATAGATTAGTCCAAAAACAACAGTAAAGTGCAAGGCCAAATTCCAAAATATTGCATCTTCACTTCAATTAATAAAGATCATCAGTTATCATCTCATGAAAAGAAGCGTACAAAATATTGGTGCAAAAAAGCAATCCTGAGAAAAACATATCCAGGTGACTTGAAATTCAGAAAGAAAAAACCTGTAATCAACTGCAGGGAGATTTTTGTCCTTCGGAATTTCCAAACGCTCTTTCAACATTGACATTACCTGAGTGTTGAACAATCAGTGATCCCTTCATTAACCATGggaaaaaagtgatttttaagTTCTTATGCACATGTCAAGTTCATGAAGCAATTCAAACATTTTAATGCAGAGTGACTAAATTCAGAAGGCCAGATGCATAAATGACGCAGCCTGTATCAGCTTAACAGCTTAGTACAATAAAAGAGATTACAGTGTGTGCCAGTCTTGTTTTCCAGGCAACAATGCTAGTATACAACTTAGTTTGCTCTCCTTATAATCACATAGACCTGCAATACGTATGTCATCTGATGAATACGGACTGTTTActtattataataattttttaactAGAAGGCAACGAAACTGATGTACAACTTAGTTGCTCTCCTTATAATCACATATAGACCTGCTATACGTATGTCGTCTGATGTATACTGACTGTTTACTTATTAAATGATTTTTTAACTAGAAGTCAATGAAACTGATTTCCAAGCTTTCATCACTGGCATAAgctaactggtaaagttgctgccatgtgaccaggaggtcacaggttcgagccgtggaatcagcctctaccagaaatgcaaggtaagactgcgtataatagacccttgtggcccggctcttccccggaccccgcgcatagcaggagcttagtgtaccgggctgtccccttttttttcttttcataagttaaaaataatataagaaAAGGGTGAAAACATTGGATACTGAGGTCTGCTCATCATAAGACTGTAAAAGAGTACAGAGATTACGATAACCTGTGCAGCTATCACATTTTGTATATAAAGTTCAGTCCTCATAAAAGTTTGGTATATCCTAAGCTTTCATTTCCAGTCCCAGATTAGAAGACCTGCTTTTGCGAGGTCCCTTCGGATACAATCGATAAAGTTGGAATCATACAGAGGCCTAGTTTGGCAAGCAAAGAGAGCAGACACAATGTTGAAAAAGTTTAATAGATTACTCCCTCCGTTACAAAAAGAGTGAAGGGTTCAGAGTATGAGAGTCAAATTGTGAAATCTCAATTGGGACATTGAGTTCTTAATCTttttaagataaaatttgcaACAAATGTAAACTATATAAAGAAATACTATAATTACgactttttttataaataaaaacatttgaaaaatatatgAAACTTTTGTGGTCAAAGAAAAAGATGTTTGATCACATAAAAAATAATAGTGTCATATAAACTGGAatagagggagtattatttaatATGAGAATATCTCAACATTCCATGAACAAAACATTTATATCATATATATAAAAGCTGAATTCTTGATTTAACTTCTAATGCAGAAAGAGGTAAATCATCCTAGAATCACCTACACCAGAATGGTCAATTAAATGGCACATACTAGTAGTTGACTATATTTTTTTCCCTTCATGATATCTTAAGAATCGACTTTCCGTGGAAAAGAAGTAAATCCATTACCATTCCCAATTTATTTGAAAAGAAcccccccaccaccaccaccactacccCACCACCCTCCCCCACCACTCAGCCATTAAATCAGTTGAACTTACAAATAATCACAGAACTGTTTCTCTCAAGTAATGCCTCAAGACACCTAGCAACTTACTGTACCTCATCATCGTACTTTATATCTGTTATCCAGCTCTCTTCCTTTAGCCTTTCAACTTGGTAAACTCCGTCATTGACGAAATGTTCAATgtcttcttttttcttccctAAGTAAGAAAATCAGATCATGAAAATCCCCACTGGAATAGCTTTATATCTccacttatgaacttcaaatctGAAGTCACCTTTAGTGAGAGCAACTTTTTCGAGCCAATTTCCATAGATATTATCAAGTAATGCAGTTAGCATCTCTCGATTTTCATCAGATATACTTTTACGCATTAGTTGATCTCCAGCACTCTTATATCTACCAATTCTTTGCACTTGTGGCTCAATTCCAACTTTCTCAAAGACACCTGCAGAGCAACATATTTGCTGCAGTTAAGGGGTGATCATAAGCAATTTAAGATCACATTTGCACTTTTGTTAAACAATTGAGTCTGCATTCACCCACTCACTGAAACTCCAATAACACTGGGTAGCAAATTCCAGTAACTCTGGAATTAAATAGGTTTTTACTTTTTGCACTTTTGCATAAATTGGAATATAAAAAAAGTATTATTGCAATGATGACTAACTCAATATTCCAAAAATGAAGCTCAGCCAGCATTCCATACATCCAAGATTCAGTAAGAATTTAGCACTTCCGAGATAATTAAGGGAAACTTGTCTCGCCAAGATTCTATTTGTATCAGCTGGGAGCTAAAGAACTAACCTCCCAAAAATGATGCTTGAACTGATAGACCATACAAGGCAAAGTAAGCACTTGGAGGGGCATAAAGCTCTTGACAAGCACAGCCGATGTAATACTCCTTTTCACCACAAGCAGGTGCATAGCCAACTACAAATTTACCTGAAAAATAACAAAGATTAAtgctcttctttactttctttttcCTAATTGCAGAAAAAGTATCTCATATTGAACTCTTTCAACATGGGAAGCTTAACTAATCCAAGTAACTTTTCAGTGTATGCAACATTATACTCATTTTAAATTTAGACTTGTTGCGCAATCAGTTACCTCAGATGCTACTATGAAGGAAAATACTTCTACATAATGATCAAAAATAAAGAGATGTACATATAATGCTAAGACTTGATAAGGTAGTAATATTGTTATTCTTTTAGCATTTTTTTTACTGGAAAGGTAAGAAAGATTATTTTTCTAGCACTGCTACTTAATCAGTCAAGCATTGATAATATTCTCTCTTCAAAAGTGTCTTGAAAGTTTAGATTTCTTATAAGATAGTTTCTAGTCTAATATTCATCTCACCTGAGACATGGCATTACTCCAATCTCATAACATAGGAAGCACTGAAATATGCACGTACTTCAAGATGCCGGTCATACTTGAAAACTTCATCACATATGAGACATACAGAATGAGCACAAGAATTTTCCATTCATTTGCATTGAGGAATTGGGACTAGTAGGCACACGGATAAGATGGGGAAAGCACCGACCACTTCTTGTAGTAAATCATAGCGAACGTGGAAAACGTTGTGACTTTATTGTTCTTCAAAGCAATAAACAAAGACAGAAAGGCGTACTTGCCTTAGAGTCTAGTATGTTGGACTTTACATAATTCTGATAATGTCCAGATAAAACAACTCCCAGGGACCTTGAAATTTCCATCACCTCTCAAATTAGTTCACAACAACTTTTGACATTGATCTCCAATAGTCACTTATCTTATTTTGTGGTCTTGGTCCAAGAGGACAAAGAATATTTCCTCCCTTCCAGTCCCTCAACCTAAAAGTTCCTATAGTACTAAAGGCTTATATATACGAATACCTTCATCTATTCATTATGTCCTAGATTTTTTTTTGTTCCTACTTGGATTAAAATATTTCTCTTCCTTGGTTCAAATTCAACCCTTACAAGCTTACAGCGACAGATATAACTAaatgtcatatttttcctcgtTCCCAAGTAAGTTATATAATCAAGTGACAAGCACATGAACATTGTACAGCTTTCACCATTCCATAAAAGTATAAAGACGAAGCCTTGCCTGATTTCCTGAAGTCCAGTATATGCCTCCGAATTTCTTCAACTTTGCCCCAGCCACAACTCAAAGGTTCAATGTGGAGAAAAACACCAGAGATTCGAGGATCATACGCGGCCTTTATGAAGTTCTCACAAATTTGAGGTAGAGATAATCCTGAAGAGAAACGGCTCTGTAACTGATCAGATATCTGACATGACAAACAGTACAAGAGTTTCAACTACTTCAActaaacagaaaagaaataactaaataagcATTAGCAGAATAAAAGTATTCTATACCAAATCAATAAATGTGTGACTTCCCCAACCTTCGTCTCTCTACTTAGCTACATTTAGAAGTTGATTCACTTCCCATAAACTCTATATCCAATTGAACTCCAGAACTAATCAGGAAAATACTTTTCTTCGAGAAAAAATGTTACTTATGATTATTATGACCAAACCGTGTGGACATTGTCAAATGTCAATACGATTAATTCAAATTTCGAAGTTAACCTGGCCACGCAATTTCATAGTGAGAACACTGCCTTTGCGGACGCGCTCCCAAGGAAATGCAAAGAGCATTCTGAACTTCACTACTAACCTCTTCCAAGCACCGTACTCCTTAAATTCAAATTCTCCGCTCGGATATTGATCTTCCTTGGTAGAATTACTTTTCGCGCTATCATCATTGCCGTTGATTTCAGTACCAGGCTCGTCCTTAATATCATCTTTGGAAGACGACGATACGTCGTCGTTTTTTGTGTCGAAGGCTGAAACGGAGAAATTCCGATGAATTCGGCAACGATTGTCGACAGAGGGAAGGTTGAGGAGACGAGTACTGAAGTGAAGAGATATGAGAGAACGAGTGGGAGAAGTGTgaattggagaagaagaagatttgGAGAGAGTGGAAGTGACTGTGCGGAAGTGAATGGAGGTGAGACGAGGTGTGGATAAAAGCTTCgccattctctctctctctctagtttCCCACGCTTTCGGGCTGTAAGTGGAGAACTCCTCAAAAAGGATGCCCGAGTCTTGGAACACGGTTCGCTAAATGCCACGTCGTCGTGTACATTACTACACAAGCACACATCGCCTTTTTCCCTTTATTATTTCTTTCCTAATTCCTAATATGCTCCAATAGAGAAATTATGAATTATATCATTACGTATTAACTTGATTAATTTAGATTTTCATCGTTTATAATAAAGTATGTAAGGGTAAAATTGGAGGGCAATGTCTACCCGGTTCCCCGACGAGAGAATGAAGGAGGAGCACGGATCCGCGAGATTGTAATCGAGGTCAAAGATCCTTCGTATCGAGATCCAGGAAGAGTGAATGGTATATCCGACATCGGACATGGTAAAACGACGCGTCCCGG
This DNA window, taken from Nicotiana tabacum cultivar K326 chromosome 4, ASM71507v2, whole genome shotgun sequence, encodes the following:
- the LOC107818061 gene encoding serine protease SPPA, chloroplastic isoform X1, producing MAKLLSTPRLTSIHFRTVTSTLSKSSSSPIHTSPTRSLISLHFSTRLLNLPSVDNRCRIHRNFSVSAFDTKNDDVSSSSKDDIKDEPGTEINGNDDSAKSNSTKEDQYPSGEFEFKEYGAWKRLVVKFRMLFAFPWERVRKGSVLTMKLRGQISDQLQSRFSSGLSLPQICENFIKAAYDPRISGVFLHIEPLSCGWGKVEEIRRHILDFRKSGKFVVGYAPACGEKEYYIGCACQELYAPPSAYFALYGLSVQASFLGGVFEKVGIEPQVQRIGRYKSAGDQLMRKSISDENREMLTALLDNIYGNWLEKVALTKGKKKEDIEHFVNDGVYQVERLKEESWITDIKYDDEVMSMLKERLEIPKDKNLPAVDYRKYSRVRRWTLGLTGYKEQIAVIRASGSISRTRGRFSSSSSGIVAEQLIEKIRSVRESKRYKAVVLRIDSPGGDALASDLMWREIRLLAETKPVIASMADVAASGGYYMAMATQAIVAENLTLTGSIGVVTGKFNLGNLYDKIGFNKEIISRGRYAELTAAEQRPFRPEEAELFAKSAQHAYTQFRDKAALSRSMTVDKMEEVAQGRVWTGNDALSRGLVDAIGGLSRAVAIAKQKANIPQEKQVSVVELSRPSASLPEVLSGIGSSLVGADRTLKELLNDVASSDGIQARMDGVMFEKLGGAAYTNPLFMLIKDCLSSF
- the LOC107818061 gene encoding serine protease SPPA, chloroplastic isoform X5, coding for MILRTSLVLKSTAMMIARKVILPRKINIRAENLNLRSTVLGRGLSLPQICENFIKAAYDPRISGVFLHIEPLSCGWGKVEEIRRHILDFRKSGKFVVGYAPACGEKEYYIGCACQELYAPPSAYFALYGLSVQASFLGGVFEKVGIEPQVQRIGRYKSAGDQLMRKSISDENREMLTALLDNIYGNWLEKVALTKGKKKEDIEHFVNDGVYQVERLKEESWITDIKYDDEVMSMLKERLEIPKDKNLPAVDYRKYSRVRRWTLGLTGYKEQIAVIRASGSISRTRGRFSSSSSGIVAEQLIEKIRSVRESKRYKAVVLRIDSPGGDALASDLMWREIRLLAETKPVIASMADVAASGGYYMAMATQAIVAENLTLTGSIGVVTGKFNLGNLYDKIGFNKEIISRGRYAELTAAEQRPFRPEEAELFAKSAQHAYTQFRDKAALSRSMTVDKMEEVAQGRVWTGNDALSRGLVDAIGGLSRAVAIAKQKANIPQEKQVSVVELSRPSASLPEVLSGIGSSLVGADRTLKELLNDVASSDGIQARMDGVMFEKLGGAAYTNPLFMLIKDCLSSF
- the LOC107818061 gene encoding serine protease SPPA, chloroplastic isoform X3, coding for MAKLLSTPRLTSIHFRTVTSTLSKSSSSPIHTSPTRSLISLHFSTRLLNLPSVDNRCRIHRNFSVSAFDTKNDDVSSSSKDDIKDEPGTEINGNDDSAKSNSTKEDQYPSGEFEFKEYGAWKRLVVKFRMLFAFPWERVRKGSVLTMKLRGQISDQLQSRFSSGLSLPQICENFIKAAYDPRISGVFLHIEPLSCGWGKVEEIRRHILDFRKSGKFVVGYAPACGEKEYYIGCACQELYAPPSAYFALYGLSVQASFLGGVFEKVGIEPQVQRIGRYKSAGDQLMRKSISDENREMLTALLDNIYGNWLEKVALTKGKKKEDIEHFVNDGVYQVERLKEESWITDIKYDDEVMSMLKERLEIPKDKNLPAVDYRKYSRVRRWTLGLTGYKEQIAVIRASGSISRTRGRFSSSSSGIVAEQLIEKIRSVRESKRYKAVVLRIDSPGGDALASDLMWREIRLLAETKPVIASMADVAASGGYYMAMATQAIVAENLTLTGSIGVVTGKFNLGNLYDKIGFNKEIISRGRYAELTAAEQRPFRPEEAELFAKSAQHAYTQFRDKAALSRSMTVDKMEEVAQGRVWTGNDALSRGLVDAIGGLSRAVAIAKQKANIPQEKQRAGEFSCQNRVLDHLSCFFRQ
- the LOC107818061 gene encoding serine protease SPPA, chloroplastic isoform X4; the protein is MAKLLSTPRLTSIHFRTVTSTLSKSSSSPIHTSPTRSLISLHFSTRLLNLPSVDNRCRIHRNFSVSAFDTKNDDVSSSSKDDIKDEPGTEINGNDDSAKSNSTKEDQYPSGEFEFKEYGAWKRLVVKFRMLFAFPWERVRKGSVLTMKLRGQISDQLQSRFSSGLSLPQICENFIKAAYDPRISGVFLHIEPLSCGWGKVEEIRRHILDFRKSGKFVVGYAPACGEKEYYIGCACQELYAPPSAYFALYGLSVQASFLGGVFEKVGIEPQVQRIGRYKSAGDQLMRKSISDENREMLTALLDNIYGNWLEKVALTKGKKKEDIEHFVNDGVYQVERLKEESWITDIKYDDEVMSMLKERLEIPKDKNLPAVDYRKYSRVRRWTLGLTGYKEQIAVIRASGSISRTRGRFSSSSSGIVAEQLIEKIRSVRESKRYKAVVLRIDSPGGDALASDLMWREIRLLAETKPVIASMADVAASGGYYMAMATQAIVAENLTLTGSIGVVTGKFNLGNLYDKIGFNKEIISRGRYAELTAAEQRPFRPEEAELFAKSAQHAYTQFRDKAALSRSMTVDKMEEVAQGRVWTGNDALSRGLVDAIGGLSRAVAIAKQKANIPQEKQDLNLLIF
- the LOC107818061 gene encoding serine protease SPPA, chloroplastic isoform X2, which encodes MAKLLSTPRLTSIHFRTVTSTLSKSSSSPIHTSPTRSLISLHFSTRLLNLPSVDNRCRIHRNFSVSAFDTKNDDVSSSSKDDIKDEPGTEINGNDDSAKSNSTKEDQYPSGEFEFKEYGAWKRLVVKFRMLFAFPWERVRKGSVLTMKLRGQISDQLQSRFSSGLSLPQICENFIKAAYDPRISGVFLHIEPLSCGWGKVEEIRRHILDFRKSGKFVVGYAPACGEKEYYIGCACQELYAPPSAYFALYGLSVQASFLGGVFEKVGIEPQVQRIGRYKSAGDQLMRKSISDENREMLTALLDNIYGNWLEKVALTKGKKKEDIEHFVNDGVYQVERLKEESWITDIKYDDEVMSMLKERLEIPKDKNLPAVDYRKYSRVRRWTLGLTGYKEQIAVIRASGSISRTRGRFSSSSSGIVAEQLIEKIRSVRESKRYKAVVLRIDSPGGDALASDLMWREIRLLAETKPVIASMADVAASGGYYMAMATQAIVAENLTLTGSIGVVTGKFNLGNLYDKIGFNKEIISRGRYAELTAAEQRPFRPEEAELFAKSAQHAYTQFRDKAALSRSMTVDKMEEVAQGRVWTGNDALSRGLVDAIGGLSRAVAIAKQKANIPQEKQFMLGSLSTVILVKFWNSLGNLRI